The following proteins are encoded in a genomic region of Verrucomicrobiaceae bacterium:
- a CDS encoding glycoside hydrolase family 28 protein produces MKRLSLLLVAFGALLPVWSTVAAPVTVSTPVIPGQRFIVTDYGAVGDGRTMCTAAIRSAFAACAQAGGGQVVLPKGDFLCGPIELPARTDFHLVKGATLRMSHNRQDFALPEGRTANLIYAREVTDVQISGEGTIDGQGKPWWDRVRELAKHPDEAKKEPQRPQLIVFDRCERVRLAGVTTLNPPNTHCSVRRCVDVTVEDVTMTAPDESANTDGINLSGRNVIIRRCHIATGDDNIVFLSSYPAKDEGPGTANVLVSDCTLGVGHGMSIGSYTGGGLRDITVENVTFDGTTSGIRMKAARDRGGLVENITFRNVTMRKVRTPIFLSSYYPKEPKRPDDDRGEGVTPRTPVWRNIQIEGGTIQDCENSIIIWGLPERPFEDVKLKNLQITAERGAQVYHAKGIRFEGVSLNVKKGPPLTVHQAEVTGMEGTPLLPRK; encoded by the coding sequence ATGAAGCGGCTCTCTCTCCTCCTTGTCGCATTCGGCGCATTGCTGCCAGTCTGGAGCACGGTCGCGGCTCCCGTCACGGTGAGCACGCCGGTCATTCCAGGGCAGCGTTTCATCGTCACTGACTACGGAGCCGTGGGAGATGGCAGGACGATGTGCACGGCAGCCATTCGCTCGGCATTCGCAGCGTGTGCGCAGGCAGGCGGCGGACAGGTCGTGCTGCCGAAGGGCGATTTTTTGTGCGGCCCCATCGAGCTTCCCGCACGCACAGACTTTCATCTCGTGAAAGGTGCGACGTTGCGCATGAGCCACAACCGCCAGGATTTCGCACTGCCAGAGGGCCGGACGGCGAACTTGATCTACGCCCGTGAAGTCACCGATGTGCAAATCAGCGGCGAGGGCACCATCGACGGACAGGGAAAGCCCTGGTGGGATCGTGTGCGTGAGCTAGCGAAGCATCCTGATGAGGCGAAAAAAGAGCCGCAGCGCCCGCAACTCATCGTGTTCGACCGCTGCGAACGCGTGAGGCTTGCTGGCGTCACCACGCTGAATCCACCGAACACACACTGCTCCGTCCGGCGGTGTGTGGATGTCACCGTGGAGGATGTGACGATGACGGCGCCGGATGAATCAGCGAACACGGACGGCATCAATCTCAGCGGACGGAATGTCATCATCCGGCGCTGCCACATCGCCACGGGCGATGACAACATCGTTTTTCTCTCCAGCTATCCAGCGAAGGATGAAGGACCGGGCACGGCGAATGTGCTGGTGTCGGATTGCACGCTTGGGGTGGGGCACGGCATGTCCATCGGCAGCTACACGGGCGGTGGCTTGCGGGACATCACGGTGGAAAACGTCACCTTCGACGGCACCACTTCAGGCATTCGCATGAAGGCTGCCCGCGACCGTGGCGGTCTCGTCGAGAACATCACCTTTAGAAATGTAACCATGCGAAAGGTGCGCACGCCGATCTTTCTTTCCAGCTACTATCCCAAGGAGCCCAAGCGACCTGATGATGACCGAGGTGAGGGCGTAACGCCGAGAACACCCGTTTGGCGGAACATTCAGATCGAAGGCGGCACGATTCAGGATTGCGAAAACTCCATCATCATCTGGGGTCTGCCCGAAAGGCCTTTTGAAGACGTGAAACTAAAGAATCTGCAAATCACCGCCGAGCGTGGAGCACAGGTCTATCACGCCAAAGGCATACGATTTGAAGGTGTGAGCCTCAACGTCAAGAAAGGACCGCCCCTGACTGTGCATCAGGCCGAGGTGACAGGCATGGAAGGCACCCCGCTTCTACCACGGAAGTGA
- a CDS encoding response regulator transcription factor, which produces MNILGLIVQGRSNKEIVTELHMSGGLVKKEISSLLAKLGAADRTRAATLAIERGIVHL; this is translated from the coding sequence TTGAACATCCTGGGCCTCATCGTTCAGGGTCGGAGCAATAAGGAAATCGTCACGGAGCTGCACATGAGCGGAGGTCTGGTGAAGAAGGAGATCTCCAGCCTGCTGGCAAAGCTGGGTGCCGCCGACCGCACGCGTGCTGCCACGCTGGCGATTGAGCGCGGGATCGTGCATCTGTGA
- a CDS encoding VWA domain-containing protein — translation MPYTAEINRSSPTAFIFVIDQSGSMADAMPGSDPPKKKCDAVADSVNNLLRNLSLRCARPDGVRDYFYVGVIGYGATIGSAYGGSLSGQELVPLSALANSPAKVEERTKKTDDGAGGLIDQKVKFPVWFEPKASGGTPMCQALGLARKWIETWVNLHPSSFPPTVIHITDGESTDSADPAEANRMVGDMMAGLTSIMSEDGATLLFNVHVSSKANVKPIAFPSDDSNLPDEYSKMLFAGASPLTDTMHRVANDEHGLGLAPGAKAFTLNGDLTIVVQALDIGTRASNLR, via the coding sequence ATGCCCTACACAGCCGAGATCAATCGTTCGAGTCCGACAGCTTTCATATTCGTCATCGACCAGTCGGGTTCGATGGCAGACGCAATGCCTGGCTCAGATCCGCCGAAGAAGAAGTGTGACGCTGTGGCAGACAGTGTGAACAATCTTCTTCGGAACTTGAGTCTCAGATGCGCACGTCCCGACGGTGTTCGTGATTATTTTTATGTGGGCGTGATCGGCTACGGAGCAACAATCGGCTCAGCGTATGGCGGCAGCCTCTCAGGACAGGAGCTTGTCCCATTGAGTGCATTGGCCAACTCGCCTGCCAAGGTCGAGGAGCGAACCAAGAAAACTGATGATGGAGCCGGTGGTTTGATTGACCAGAAGGTAAAGTTCCCAGTGTGGTTTGAACCGAAAGCGAGCGGTGGAACGCCAATGTGTCAGGCGCTTGGCTTGGCACGAAAATGGATCGAAACATGGGTGAACCTGCATCCATCTTCCTTCCCTCCCACAGTCATTCACATCACTGATGGAGAATCCACTGACTCAGCAGACCCCGCAGAAGCGAACCGGATGGTTGGGGACATGATGGCTGGACTTACTTCCATAATGTCGGAAGACGGCGCGACGCTCCTTTTCAATGTTCATGTATCCAGCAAGGCAAATGTGAAGCCCATCGCATTCCCGTCTGATGATTCAAATCTACCTGACGAATATTCGAAGATGCTCTTTGCGGGAGCCAGTCCACTGACCGACACCATGCACCGTGTCGCGAATGACGAACATGGCCTTGGCCTCGCTCCAGGAGCAAAGGCATTCACGCTGAACGGCGATTTGACCATCGTGGTGCAGGCTCTTGATATCGGAACACGCGCTTCAAATTTGCGGTAA